CCGCGCCGCTGGCGACGGGGTCCGCATGTGCAGACCGCGCCGCTGGAGACGGGATGCGCACGTGCGGACCGCGCCGCTGGCGACGGGGTCCGCATGTGCAGACCGCGCCGCTGGAGACGGGATGCGGGTGCGCGCCGCGCCGCCGGATCGCTGATGGCGGGGATGCGGGTGCGGATGCGTCGCGGGCGGCGGCACGCGTCAGTGCGAGAGCGGCCCTCAGGGGGCGAAGTCGGCCCGGTCGTGATCGAGGCCGTAGAGCGGCAGATCCGGCGTGACCCAGCCCACATAGGCGGCGGCGATGGCGTCGATCGGGGTCACAAGCCGCACCCTACCGGATGCCTGCCGGGCATTCCGGCCGCCGGATTGTTTCAACCCGTGGACGCGCGGTCTCTCGTTCCGCGGTCTGGATGCTGCTGAAGCGTTTCACGGCTCGAGGAATCCCGGCGCAAAGGATCACTGGAGCGCCGCGCGCCGAGCGGATCGAGACTCCTCCTTGGCGCGGGCGAACTCCGGCACCGCTCTGGGACCGGGTCGACGGCTTCACGACGCCACCGCTGTCCGGGCGGGCTGGCGGCTCAGGCCGCTCAGAGGCGGCGGATTACGGAAACCACCTTGCCCAGGATGACCGCGTCGTCGCCAGGGATGACCGCGTAGCCGGCATTCCGCGGGACCAGCTCGACGTGCCCGTCGCGCCGCTGGAACGTCTTGACCGTGGCCTCGCCGTCGATCATCGCGGCGACGATCTCACCGTTCTCCGCGACCGGCTGCTGGCGGACCACCACCACGTCACCGTCGCAGATGGCTGCGTCGATCATCGAGTCACCTTTGACATTCAGCGCGAACAGCGTGCCGTGGCCGACCATCCCGGAAGAGACCACCAGGTGATCCAGCACATGCTCCTCCGCCAGGATCGGCGCACCGGCCGCGATGTCACCCAGCACCGGGATCGCCACCACCTGGTCAGGCCGGATAAACTCCCGCACCTCGGCGAGCCGACCCTCAGCCGCCCCGGGCTCCCGGACATCGGACAAGCCATCGGCACCCGCAGCCCCGCGCCCCCGCGCCCCGGCCAGGCCGCCCCCCGAAGCCGCCGTCCCGCGCTCTCGTGCGTCGGCCAAGCCACCCGAACCTGCAGCGCCGCGCCCCCGCGCCTCAGCCAAGCCACCCGCAGTCCCGCGCCCCCGCGCCTCGGCCAAGCCAGCCGAACCCGCAGCCTCGGGACCTCGCGCCCCGGCCTGGCCACCCGCGCCCGGCTCGGCCGGACCCGCCACGCCCGCGGCCCGGTGCTCTCGCACCTCGACCGCCCGTGACCCGTGTGGCTGCCGGCGCAGCAACCCGTGCCGCTCCAGCACCTTGAGGTGATGCGCCACC
Above is a genomic segment from Actinoplanes ianthinogenes containing:
- the lexA gene encoding transcriptional repressor LexA; translated protein: MSVDVGDEPRPRISAKQERILAVIRESVRERGFPPTVREIGAAVGLVSPSSVAHHLKVLERHGLLRRQPHGSRAVEVREHRAAGVAGPAEPGAGGQAGARGPEAAGSAGLAEARGRGTAGGLAEARGRGAAGSGGLADARERGTAASGGGLAGARGRGAAGADGLSDVREPGAAEGRLAEVREFIRPDQVVAIPVLGDIAAGAPILAEEHVLDHLVVSSGMVGHGTLFALNVKGDSMIDAAICDGDVVVVRQQPVAENGEIVAAMIDGEATVKTFQRRDGHVELVPRNAGYAVIPGDDAVILGKVVSVIRRL